In Theileria parva strain Muguga chromosome 4 map unlocalized ctg_529, whole genome shotgun sequence, one DNA window encodes the following:
- a CDS encoding AAA domain protein: MSNTNPKFSTLDDILVRLLSFDFYRDLIQDGNDNLKLIQKRIKWHSPLKPLPSQITNVEDYHTSFFSLFMVECLEILTQSKYNDLTLPVVVEPISCNISGVFGSVTFTLSQPLLDFSAGDLVFLHISKPNFVNLKRDINSKFINHNGDSTKSVLTEMSLSHPIYEDNLKHCLGYVISIMKNRILVKILLLPPKFATPETFDDRDLDRVKAIQQQLSSILSTHKPIGNSTIKNASEEWHISKLISLTTIMREFKGLCMLEHMPLKEYLLTKVPENKDSQDPDTCKELVLDFEIPKQLKKTIESNYNSGQLSALSNSLKNTGISLIQGPPGTGKTTTIMGIVSVILYSSLPSNKKKNIKESQKRLVTKSNFRKKNFWFFGDENDVEDKITFDELQSDENYDYCSITDHNIFDCFNKKNSKNNENKIHIGSEKQSNKRILICAPSNAAIDEIVKRLVSPDGGIFDANGNRYNPTVTRVGPNFNEDLREYSLQTKVKNWDSKNNLSTIRGDRSNTIKKPTIIMDILLNSEVVCSTLSGCGSKELHGLLNCFDTLIVDEATQAVELSTLIPFNLGCKRAILVGDPCQLSATVCSKVAIQLNYDQSLFKRLQLCGYPVNFLKLQYRMDPLITRFPSMYFYQNQLINAKETTSAPEEDWRQFPLLRPTVFFALDSQESMSDTSYVNEMEVDLVCQLLDIIVEIFSSIPGITEEEISKKIAVISPYAAQAEILKNTISQRIKILPTLASQFRALAGAKTHQIYVSTVDGFQGMEKEIIIFSAVRTNYVGNRKARNSRIEDLTSRSILTINSEPHDPREAKKFSKLTDEYLRNISENTPDLTTNVIDASFIADRRRINVAITRACSNLFIVGNPRYLLDHKHWSALYNHYAKTGSIFICKTVNNSLDPKFLRNWSREYLSRSPYKKLLKNKYLKDFVTKLVS, translated from the exons ATGTCAAACACGAATCCTAAGTTTTCCACTCTGGATGATATACTTGTCAGGCTGTTGTCGTTTGATTTCTATAGAGATTTGATCCAGGATGGGAACGATAACCTTAAGTTAATCCAGAAGAGAATAAAGTGGCACTCACCTCTAAAGCCTCTGCCTTCGCAAATCACTAATGTTGAAGATTATCACACATCTTTCTTCTCTTTGTTCATGGTAGAATGCCTTGAGATACTAACGCAGTCAAAGTATAATGATCTCACACTACCAGTGGTAGTTGAGCCG ATATCATGTAACATCTCTGGAGTTTTCGGTTCAGTCACTTTTACCCTTAGCCAACCACTTCTGGATTTCTCGGCTGGAGATTTAGTGTTCTTGCATATCTCAAAACCTAATTTTGTTAATCTCAAAAGAGACATTAATAGTAAATTCATTAATCACAACGGTGATTCAACTAAATCAGTGTTAACTGAGATGAGTCTGTCACATCCAATATATGAAGATAACTTGAAACACTGTTTGGGATATGTAATATCAATTATGAAGAATAGAATTTTGGTAAAAATACTTCTACTTCCGCCAAAATTTGCAACACCAGAGACTTTTGATGATAGGGATTTGGACAGGGTCAAGGCGATTCAACAACAGCTGAGTTCAATTCTTTCAACTCACAAGCCAATTGGTAACTCAACAATAAAGAATGCATCTGAGGAGTGGCATATATCAAAGCTGATATCACTAACTACGATTATGAGAGAATTTAAGGGGCTTTGTATGCTAGAGCATATGCCCCTCAAAGAATATCTACTAACAAAAGTTCCGGAAAATAAGGACTCTCAAGACCCAGATACCTGTAAGGAACTTGTTCTTGATTTTGAGATCCCGAAACAGTTGAAGAAAACTATAGAGTCAAACTATAACTCAGGGCAACTCTCAGCTCTGTCAAACAGCTTAAAGAACACAGGCATATCACTGATTCAGGGACCACCAGGGACGGGCAAGACCACAACCATCATGGGCATAGTTAGcgttattttatactcttCACTTCCGTCAAATAAGAAGAAAAACATTAAAGAATCGCAGAAGAGACTTGTCACAAAGTCGAATTTCAGAAAAAAGAATTTTTGGTTTTTTGgtgatgaaaatgatgttgaggataaaattacatttgATGAGCTTCAATCTGATGAAAACTACGACTACTGCTCAATTACAGACCACAATATATTTGACTGCTTCAATAAGAAGAATAGTAAAAACAACGAGAACAAAATACACATCGGTTCAGAGAAACAGAGTAATAAgagaatattaatttgtgcACCATCGAATGCAGCAATTGATGAGATAGTAAAGAGACTTGTGAGCCCTGACGGAGGGATTTTTGACGCGAATGGAAACAGATACAACCCAACGGTTACTCGCGTTGGACCTAATTTTAACGAAGATTTGAGGGAATATAGTCTTCAGACTAAAGTTAAAAACTGGGACTcgaaaaataatttatccaCCATTAGAGGAGATAGAAGTAACACGATAAAGAAGCCAACAATCATAATGGACATACTTTTGAATAGTGAAGTGGTGTGTTCAACACTTTCAGGATGTGGTTCTAAGGAGTTACACGGCCTACTAAACTGTTTTGATACCTTAATTGTTGATGAAGCCACACAAGCAGTGGAGCTGTCTACTCTGATTCCATTTAATCTGGGCTGTAAAAGAGCAATACTGGTTGGAGACCCATGCCAGCTCTCAGCGACAGTTTGTTCCAAGGTAGCAATTCAGTTAAATTATGACCAGTCTCTTTTCAAGAGACTCCAGCTATGTGGATACCCAGTAAACTTCCTGAAACTACAGTACCGTATGGACCCACTGATAACCAGGTTCCCATCAATGTATTTCTATCAAAACCAGCTAATAAACGCTAAAGAAACAACAAGTGCGCCTGAAGAGGACTGGAGACAGTTCCCACTCCTTAGACCCACGGTGTTCTTTGCACTTGACTCACAGGAGTCCATGAGTGACACTTCATACGTGAATGAGATGGAGGTTGACCTGGTGTGCCAGCTCCTAGACATCATTGTGGAGATTTTCTCCAGTATTCCAGGCATCACTGAGGAGGAAATCTCCAAGAAAATCGCAGTAATTAGTCCATACGCAGCGCAGGCTGAGATTTTAAAGAACACGATATCGCAAAGGATTAAAATCCTTCCGACACTCGCCTCACAGTTCAGGGCACTTGCAGGAGCAAAGACGCATCAAATATACGTTAGCACAGTGGATGGGTTCCAGGGAATGGAAAAGGAGATTATTATCTTTAGTGCTGTAAGGACTAACTATGTAGGGAACAGAAAAGCTAGGAATTCCAGGATTGAGGATCTCACCTCACGGTCAATACTGACTATAAATTCTGAGCCTCATGACCCCAGGGAAGCTAAGAAGTTTTCAAAGCTCACTGACGAATACTTGAGGAATATTAGTGAGAATACTCCAGACTTGACCACCAATGTTATTGATGCTTCATTTATAGCAGACAGGAGAAGGATTAATGTGGCAATCACCAGAGCCTGCagtaatttgtttataGTTG gAAATCCTAGGTACTTGCTGGATCACAAGCATTGGTCAGCACTCTATAACCACTACGCTAAAACAGGgtcaatttttatttgcAAGACTGTAAACAACTCTTTGGACCCTAAATTTCTGAGGAACTGGTCCCGAGAGTATCTAAGTCGTTCCCCG TATAAAAAGTTGCTGAAGAACAAATACCTTAAAGATTTTGTAACTAAATTAGTctcttaa
- a CDS encoding Acetyltransferase (GNAT) family protein — MSDKESDPLDDLNRRYQELNISGKYSFNYGLLRIVDVTIHSVRQSWILLKESLPYDLSFYLDEGKKFPDFNHMKRYVKFSSLAFVSVYSAATMICEVCTPDLSPSSSKHGSGKSSKSKIKPDPFSVIIVAVSVLSNHTGIGLSVRLLEYTINKVKDAKLSKVYAIADEYNSSTIDFYTKHGFHRSSSTFPDVVSNLKVSRPDSNVSPSFIIMELPLATPETK; from the exons ATGTCAGATAAGGAATCGGATCCTCTAGATGATCTTAATCGCAGATATCAAGAACTCAACATTTCAGGCAAATACTCTTTCAACTACGGCCTTCTTAGAATTGTTGACGTCACTATTCACTCAGTACGTCAGTCGTGGATTCTTCTAAAGGAATCTCTACCATATGATCTCAGTTTCTACCTAGACGAGGGGAAAAAATTCCCTGACTTCAATCACATGAAAAGATATGTGAAGTTCTCTTCattag cCTTTGTTTCCGTTTATTCGGCAGCTACCATGATTTGCGAGGTCTGTACCCCGGATTTATCGCCTTCAAGCTCTAAGCATGGTTCTGGAAAAAGCAGTAAATCTAAAATCAAACCGGATCCATTCTCAGTTATCATTGTAGCAGTTTCAGTCTTGTCAAATCACACCGGCATTGGATTAT ctGTTAGGCTCCTTGAGTACACAATCAACAAGGTAAAGGACGCTAAACTTTCCAAGGTTTACGCTATCGCAGATGAGTACAATAGTTCAACAATCGACTTCTACACTAAGCATGGTTTTCACCGGTCATCGTCCACTTTTCCTGATGTAGTTTCTAATTTAAAAGTTAGCAGGCCTGACTCTAATGTATCTCCCTCCTTCATCATTATGGAGTTACCACTTGCCACTCCAGAAAcgaaataa
- a CDS encoding putative integral membrane protein: protein MDKSCDFRTKSLYWYSAITGNSDPPSRPSFDETIVDRYSAISALLFNRLLSFDSIVSPYIILNNEQTFKSNPYGNLILPKISNLILFIKSKRLSFNKIGIELIVHDTKVIGDFINQLEQTITSSKESGNKGAIRKHREGIISCLRYIFQIVRDNVQNYERLKLKYDSTIDNYMKVMSENLTEINSLDDTSSVDSIPNSYLQHFVPSEKSDLSHILYVDPEDDKPKPPSQNQNNTVQPPIDHDVNIIGLTRSLGENLGSLRYEKGSYNIATNFLDQSEMNDEQISGTLMMQYAKTVNNIKDHLKATQLSTITNVQQRLTEISSMFEKFTGTVVGQMGLFENINANVMESITNIEKTHETLKKTSKERLPYHHLILCYALVGLSIFLLFVDYLKSGGGSYLF from the coding sequence ATGGATAAATCCTGCGATTTCAGGACCAAGTCGTTGTACTGGTATTCTGCCATCACTGGTAACTCGGATCCTCCATCACGACCTTCTTTTGATGAAACGATTGTTGACAGATACTCTGCTATCTCAGCGTTGTTATTTAATCGCCTGCTCTCCTTTGATTCAATAGTTTCTCCGTACATTATCCTTAATAATGAACAAACTTTCAAGAGTAATCCCTACGGGAACCTGATTCTAcctaaaatttcaaatttaatccTCTTTATAAAGTCTAAAAGACTAtcttttaacaaaataGGCATAGAGCTAATAGTCCATGATACCAAAGTCATTGGCGACTTTATAAATCAACTTGAGCAGACAATTACGAGTAGTAAGGAGTCAGGAAACAAAGGGGCAATTCGAAAACACCGTGAAGGTATTATTAGTTGTTTGAGAtacatttttcaaattgttAGGGACAATGTACAGAACTATGAAAGACTCAAACTCAAGTATGATTCAACCATTGACAACTACATGAAGGTGATGAGTGAAAATCTTACTGAGATTAACAGCCTAGACGACACTAGTTCTGTGGATTCTATCCCTAACTCATATTTACAGCATTTTGTTCCGTCAGAAAAGTCTGATTTATCTCATATTTTATACGTCGACCCTGAGGATGACAAACCTAAACCTCCGTCGCAGAACCAGAATAATACTGTCCAACCACCTATAGATCATGATGTGAACATTATTGGCTTAACGCGTTCTCTTGGTGAAAACTTAGGCTCACTCAGGTATGAGAAGGGCTCTTACAACATCGCAACTAATTTTTTGGACCAGTCTGAGATGAACGATGAGCAAATTTCAGGCACTTTAATGATGCAGTATGCTAAGACtgtaaataacattaagGACCATCTGAAAGCTACTCAACTGAGCACAATCACCAACGTTCAACAGCGGCTCACTGAGATTTCCTCCATGTTTGAGAAGTTCACTGGGACTGTGGTTGGCCAGATGGGTCTGTTCGAGAACATTAATGCCAACGTCATGGAGTCAATAACAAATATAGAGAAGACACACGAGACTTTAAAAAAGACTAGTAAAGAGCGGTTACCTTATCATCATTTAATTCTTTGTTACGCTCTCGTGGGACTTTCAATTTTCCTTCTATTTGTCGATTACTTAAAGAGTGGCGGGGGCTCATACTTGTTTTAA
- the bkdA gene encoding Dehydrogenase E1 component family protein yields the protein MLSKLSPINPASIRKYGSSIFGLLNKRNLNASISFYTTHSKRPENPRVFNDPSEVKPYVQGLRYTEFTTELEMVTDSQVMPIFQVMKTDGTLHEGHKSPFESDEKVKEYLQIMVKLNVWDNLFYNIQRQGRISFYIQNQGEEATQLGAGLALQPQDHLFCQYRYFTKDYKNFRELGVIYVKGCTEDDVLAQLFSTHKDEGKGRQMPISYSKKEVNLHTITTPLSSQIPQASGSGYALKMQGADAVAMVFFGEGAASEGDCHAAMNFAAVRQAQTIFACRNNSYSISTPVRDQYIGDGIAIRGVALGIPSIRVDGNDLFASYMATKYCREYCVKHSTPIVIEYMTYRIGHHSTSDESSQYRGKGEFEAWAMDGVNPIKRLGLYLESKGLWSKEEEAALRKSATSYMLKKIKEYENTKAYELLPGLFDDVYDAPHPDLLAQRRELKEHLEKYKDKYDLSKYRGLGE from the exons ATGTTGTCCAAATTATCACCCATCAACCCCGCCTCAATCAGGAAATATGGCTCATCCATTTTCGGtcttttaaataaaagaaaCCTCAATGCCTCAATTTCATTCTACACCACGCATTCTAAAAGACCTGAAAATCCAAGAGTATTCAATGATCCCTCGGAGGTCAAGCCATATGTCCAGGGACTCAGATACACTGAGTTCACAACTGAGCTGGAAATGGTCACAGATTCTCAAGTTATGCCCATCTTTCAAGTCATGAAGACCGACGGAACATTACATGAAGGGCACAAATCACCCTTTGAATCCGACGAGAAGGTTAAGGAATACTTGCAGATAATGGTAAAACTGAATGTTTGGGATAACCTCTTTTATAACATCCAGAGACAGG GGAGGATTTCATTCTATATCCAAAACCAGGGTGAAGAAGCCACTCAACTGGGAGCGGGCTTAGCTCTCCAGCCTCAAGACCATTTGTTCTGCCAATACAGGTACTTTACTAAAGACTATAAGAATTTTAGGGAGTTGGGAGTTATTTACGTTAAGGGTTGCACCGAAGACGACGTTCTTGCACAACTTTTCTC aaCACACAAAGATGAGGGTAAGGGTAGGCAGATGCCTATTTCCTACTCAAAGAAGGAAGTTAACCTTCACACCATTACCACTCCACTCTCCTCTCAAATCCCACAAGCATCAGGATCCGGCTATGCCCTTAAGATGCAAGGAGCCGATGCAGTGGCCATGGTGTTTTTCGGAGAAGGAGCAGCTTCTGAAGGAGATTGCCATGCAGCAATGAATTTTGCAGCAGTGCGTCAGGCTCAGACTATTTTTGCTTGCCGAAACAACTCATACTCCATTTCTACCCCCGTTAGAGACCAGTACATTGGAGATGGTATTGCAATTAGAGGTGTTGCACTAGGTATTCCTTCCATCAG AGTTGACGGGAATGATCTTTTTGCTTCTTACATGGCCACCAAATACTGCAGAGAGTACTGCGTTAAACACTCCACTCCAATCGTGATTGAGTACATGACCTACAG GATTGGGCACCACAGCACCTCAGATGAGTCCTCACAGTACAGAGGAAAGGGCGAGTTTGAGGCATGGGCAATGGATGGAGTTAACCCAATAA AGCGCCTTGGATTATACCTTGAATCTAAAGGCCTGTGGTCTAAGGAGGAGGAAGCTGCACTCCGAAAGTCCGCAACTTCCTACATGCTCAAAAAAATCAAGGAATATGAAAACACCAAGGCATATGAGCTCCTTCCAGGACTATTTGATGACGTCTATGACGCCCCTCACCCTGACTTATTG gcaCAAAGGAGGGAACTTAAGGAGCACTTGGAGAAGTATAAGGACAAGTACGATCTTTCCAAGTACAGAGGGTTAGGAGAGTAA
- a CDS encoding Mitochondrial ribosomal subunit family protein, which yields MSKNLKTHLLPQASICNIDLFIIHNMSLLVKYFFPPSKYYICTGFHLMESNLFVLTQTMGKKKRRKVEKVVKTPEQVETSSSNVIRRQDMVGTPETPESISKTIKGQLTLISKGYITRKHIARFRKYKALRELGKTHDSPNSLKSSFVTPLTRLQHESELPKTLNHTRHDFPHTLHYKVDWYGSSTPHPHPPDNRCYVSFNFKDLNLTYKQLEGLKEILGPKRYDLKSGICVLESDLFDNLNQNASYLGDITEKLMKVVKNLH from the exons atgagtaaaaatCTTAAAACACATTTGTTACCCCAAGCTAGCATATGTAACattgatttatttattatacacaacATGAGTTTACTCGTAAAATATTTCTTTCCTCCctcaaaatattatatttgtacTGGATTCCATCTAATGGAATCGAATTTGTTTGTGCTAACCCAAACTATGGGTAAGAAGAAGAGAAGGAAGGTTGAGAAGGTTGTAAAGACTCCAGAACAAGTTGAAACTTCTTCCAG CAATGTTATTCGTCGACAGGATATGGTTGGGACGCCAGAAACTCCAGAATCTATTTCTAAAACCATTAAGGGCCAATTAACCCTAATTTCTAAGGGTTATATAACTAGAAAACACATCGCAAGATTCCGCAAATACAAG gCTTTACGAGAACTTGGTAAAACTCATGATTCTCCAAATTCGCTTAAGAGTTCTTTTGTAACACCTCTTACCAGACTACAGCATGAATCTGAGCTCCCTAAAACCTTGA ACCACACTAGGCACGACTTTCCTCACACTTTGCATTACAAGGTAGATTGGTACGGATCCTCTACTCCTCACCCTCATCCTCCTGACAATCGATGTTACgtttcatttaattttaaggatTTGAATCTAACTTACAA ACAACTTGAAGGCTTGAAGGAAATTTTAGGGCCGAAAAGATATGATTTAAAGAGCGGAATCTGTGTTTTGGAGTCTGATTTGTTTGATAACTTGAACCAAAATGCATCATACCTAG GTGACATTACTGAGAAATTGATGAAagttgttaaaaatttacactaa
- a CDS encoding RNA recognition motif family protein (or RNP domain; RBD; RRM), translating into MEEKREDEECAVYVYPLTKNLTSEHLREIFGHFGKLKDVELNKSTKEHSEDRYGVVYFEKYGDAKFSILHLDQGEIDGTKVKVTLTKPNY; encoded by the exons ATGGAGGAAAAACGAGAAGACGAAGAATGTGCCGTTTATGTATACCCGTTGACTAAGAATTTAACCTCAGAACACTTACGTGAGATTTTTGGCCACTTTGGAAAACTTAAGGACGtagaattaaataaatctaCAAAG GAACACTCTGAGGATAGATATGGAGTCGTTTACTTTGAGAAATATGGTGACGCCAAGTTCTCCATATTGCACCTAGACCAG GGCGAGATAGATGGAACGAAGGTGAAAGTCACCCTTACCAAACCAAATTACTAA
- the Slc1a3 gene encoding Sodium:dicarboxylate symporter family protein has protein sequence MDDLDRFVDANESYNNIPKRSHLWAYFKEFWLAIVTCLACVIAIIQGSCIKLNLTKETGVPLLMLPANFFLRHVRGFVVLFMVFSAATKTTLLFETKRSTVKRKILFHYFLNTVLTLFVSFVAAYLIIMRRDSSAKTTYFAKFISESYRPLTNFVKFFRGLAIHDIPGNIITTRVENYSELGSERLEGGLGDGYNAPGFVVFGAFLSVSTYFLGKDGEILRNLMQLIHRSMLAVYWILLCYSPLALYFAGIVQYDLVQQEGMFGFLCLRYLLLLACVVFVTLFQIFVLLPCLHFCRTRKFGYEVITRLFAIMPNTFVGGSSVRMVEKTKMYLKSKRFSVEAVDTYLNYCTLINGSGIASGFVINAIFSLKLNDNDFDWAVILKIVLSGLLVSLALPEFIQGYMFGIIYFLNTSMINPDFIILILLVDWLMDRFRIVANVVADALTVDYIESISKSSTASSQSV, from the coding sequence ATGGACGACTTGGACCGGTTCGTCGACGCTAACGAAAGCTATAACAACATCCCCAAACGATCTCACCTATGGGCCTACTTTAAAGAGTTCTGGTTGGCAATTGTGACATGCCTGGCCTGCGTTATAGCCATAATTCAAGGTTCTTgcattaaattaaatcttACCAAGGAAACGGGAGTGCCACTGCTCATGTTGCCGGCAAATTTTTTCTTAAGGCACGTGCGTGGCTTTGTAGTTTTATTCATGGTCTTTTCCGCAGCAACTAAAACGACTTTGCTCTTTGAAACCAAAAGATCAACTGTTAAACgtaaaatactatttcACTATTTCTTAAATACAGTACTAACCTTATTTGTAAGCTTCGTGGCTGCGTATCTAATAATTATGCGAAGGGATTCCTCAGCCAAAACCACATATTTTgctaaatttatttctgaGTCATACAGGCCACTAAccaattttgtaaaatttttcaGAGGATTGGCTATTCACGACATCCCAGgtaatataataactaCGAGAGTTGAAAATTACAGCGAACTGGGCTCTGAAAGATTAGAAGGAGGCCTGGGTGATGGCTACAACGCACCCGGCTTTGTTGTTTTCGGAGCATTTCTCTCCGTCTCAACATATTTTTTGGGTAAGGACGGAGAGATTTTGAGAAACCTAATGCAGCTTATACACAGAAGCATGTTGGCGGTATACTGGATTCTGCTTTGTTACAGTCCCCTGGCGCTTTATTTTGCCGGGATTGTTCAGTATGATTTGGTTCAGCAGGAAGGTATGTTTGGCTTTCTGTGTCTGAGATATTTGCTCCTTCTTGCCTGCGTAGTATTCGTAACACTGTTCCAAATCTTTGTTCTCCTTCCTTGTTTACACTTCTGTAGAACTAGAAAGTTTGGATACGAGGTCATAACTAGACTTTTTGCAATCATGCCGAACACCTTCGTCGGAGGCTCTTCAGTACGCATGGTCGAAAAGACTAAAATGTACCTAAAGAGTAAAAGGTTCAGCGTTGAGGCCGTTGACACATATCTCAATTATTGCACGTTGATAAACGGCTCAGGAATAGCGTCCGGGTTCGTAATCAATGCAATTTTTTCTCTCAAACTAAATGATAACGACTTCGACTGGGCAGTGATTCTCAAAATCGTACTTAGTGGCCTACTAGTGAGTCTCGCACTCCCAGAGTTCATCCAGGGATATATGTTTggaattatatattttctGAACACCTCGATGATAAACCCggattttattattcttattttactcGTAGATTGGCTTATGGACAGATTTAGAATCGTAGCCAACGTAGTAGCCGACGCGCTCACAGTTGATTATATCGAGTCCATTAGCAAGAGTTCCACAGCCAGCTCTCAAAGCGTGTAA
- a CDS encoding putative integral membrane protein — MTKNKSTSKNLSVYSDLYLPNVTVSLVHNLLVFLSYFINNFLFNCYYLAVSKTLFSLFKCLNNLYTGNLFFLTKWLEYSVSFLVIFTWLRRYSSKFDGYAFHHFFHYRYGIINFKDMVSRVLGTLSAASFFGYLYHRVFNVTNNSYNSSLKKTLYTMVESNTCHTLMEWLVYSNFKKSERHWFTKKFLSGLLVLQSLKYEDKYYDLAEKYVALLFEYFAVEFTFCLFLYTLSYLLLRSRTTPKANMMLNTLVRGVFATCGNMFLSKLEGKVTLDESKSMVLFFEEGNFVLLLVRLLSSFLAAYLVPLFLPMPRIMCLSSYKDMFPNTSLEGKLYRTDLSSSFYVKTETGVKDDVSNSKWPESSLGRLFCKFEKYLDNRLKNKKEADED; from the exons ATGACTAAGAATAAATCTACTTCAAAAAATCTATCTGTGTATTCTGATTTATATCTTCCCAATGTGACCGTTTCACTAGTTCATAACCTTTTAGTgtttttatcatattttataaacaaTTTCTTATTCAATTGCTACTACCTTGCGGTTTCCAAGACCCTTTTCTCTctatttaaatgtttaaacAACCTCTACACAGgcaatttattttttctgACGAAGTGGCTTGAGTATTCTGTATCatttttagtaatttttacatgGCTCCGAAGATACTCCTCCAAATTTGATGGATATGCTTTCCATCATTTTTTCCATTACCGATATGGAATCATTAACTTCA AGGACATGGTATCTAGAGTTCTGGGAACTCTCAGTGCCGCGTCATTTTTCGGATATCTATACCACAGAGTTTTCAATGTGACCAATAATTCCTACAACTCCAGTCTCAAGAAAACACTGTACACAATGGTGGAGTCAAACACATGCCACACACTTATGGAATGGCTGGTATATtcaaactttaaaaaaagCGAAAGGCACTGGTTTACAAAGAAGTTTTTATCTGGACTTTTAGTTTTACAATCTCTTAAATACGAGGATAAATATTATGATTTGGCCGAGAAGTACGTAGCTCTACTTTTCGAGTACTTTGCCGTCGAATTCACATTCTGCCTTTTCTTATATACCCTATCGTACTTACTCTTAAGATCAAGAACAACACCGAAGGCGAATATGATGCTAAACACGCTAGTTAGAGGAGTTTTCGCCACATGCGGAAATATGTTTCTCAGTAAGCTTGAAG GGAAAGTAACTCTGGATGAATCGAAGTCAATGGTTTTATTTTTCGAGGAGGGGAATTTTGTATTACTGCTGGTAAGGCTACTATCAAGTTTTCTAGCAGCATATCTCGTTCCTCTATTTCTTCCTATGCCAAGGATAATGTGCCTGAGCTCATACAAGGACATGTTCCCTAACACTTCTCTTGAGGGGAAACTATACAGAACGGATTTATCAAGCAGTTTCTACGTGAAAACTGAGACTGGTGTCAAGGATGATGTTTCTAACAGTAAATGGCCGGAAAGTAGTCTAGGGAGgttattttgtaaatttgaaaagtATCTGGATAACAGATTAAAGAATAAGAAAGAGGCAGATGAGGACTAA